A single genomic interval of Mobula hypostoma chromosome 7, sMobHyp1.1, whole genome shotgun sequence harbors:
- the LOC134349009 gene encoding protein FAM181B, producing MAVQAAVMNPHFIHFCFPGSSMEYELESAYNGALLGEMESAGELKETTSALLSFIDSASSNIKLALDKPVKSKRKVNHRKYLQKQIKRCTGMISASASGAGPGLEAGGKRQASPPSSTSSSSTTSTGHFQCKPPPKKDGSQSSLQSKSLAALFDSVRDLQRSAAGGSGKKVPLRNRNLPPSFFTEPANVKITSTSGMSLKDLERGNPEAAEFFELLGPDYSNMISGQEPFPGRIPQQGSCEIGAHDSYRSSTALSASFSHFPEPWLQCNPSKKSPPAGWSLAAPESARTAGGLTSLYSNSQPTSSSPMEEPPAGLAAFSQFFPEYSLPPVSYEYSPGFNCGRQTFPGL from the coding sequence ATGGCTGTGCAAGCTGCAGTCATGAACCCTCACTTCATCCATTTCTGTTTCCCCGGCTCCTCGATGGAATATGAGCTGGAAAGTGCTTACAACGGGGCCCTCTTGGGAGAGATGGAGAGCGCCGGCGAGCTGAAGGAGACTACCAGCGCCCTGCTCAGTTTCATAGACTCAGCTTCCAGCAACATTAAACTGGCTTTGGACAAGCCGGTCAAATCGAAGAGGAAGGTCAACCATAGAAAGTACTTGCAGAAACAAATCAAGCGCTGCACTGGGATGATCTCCGCGAGTGCTAGCGGCGCAGGACCTGGACTGGAGGCAGGCGGCAAGAGGCAGGCTTCTCCCCCgtcctccacctcctcctcctccaccaccagcacCGGCCACTTCCAGTGCAAACCTCCGCCGAAGAAGGACGGCTCGCAGTCCAGCCTTCAGAGCAAGTCACTGGCGGCCCTCTTCGACTCGGTGAGGGACCTGCAGCGCTCGGCGGCCGGCGGCAGCGGCAAGAAGGTGCCGTTGAGGAATCGTAACTTGCCGCCGTCCTTCTTCACTGAGCCAGCCAACGTTAAGATCACCTCCACCTCGGGCATGTCTCTGAAAGACCTGGAGAGGGGCAATCCAGAGGCTGCGGAGTTCTTCGAGTTGCTCGGGCCGGATTACAGCAACATGATCTCGGGGCAGGAGCCATTCCCCGGGCGGATCCCGCAGCAGGGGAGTTGCGAAATCGGAGCTCACGACTCGTACCGCAGCAGCACCGCTCTCAGCGCCAGCTTCTCTCACTTTCCCGAGCCCTGGCTCCAGTGCAACCCCTCGAAAAAGAGCCCTCCCGCGGGTTGGAGTCTTGCCGCCCCCGAAAGCGCCCGGACAGCGGGCGGACTCACGTCATTGTACAGCAACAGCCAGCCGACGAGCAGCTCGCCCATGGAGGAGCCGCCCGCAGGTTTAGCAGCCTTTTCGCAGTTCTTCCCCGAATACTCGCTGCCTCCCGTCTCTTATGAGTATAGTCCGGGATTTAATTGCGGCAGACAAACCTTCCCCGGCCTTTAa